A stretch of Lentibacillus sp. JNUCC-1 DNA encodes these proteins:
- the guaA gene encoding glutamine-hydrolyzing GMP synthase has translation MEQHDMILVLDFGSQYNQLITRRIREFGVYSELHSHKLTVEEIHAMQPKGIILSGGPHSVYDENSFRCDPAIFDMDIPVLGICYGMQLMAVHFNGKAEKSQQREYGKAQINVGGEPTLFQNQPETQTVWMSHGDKVVEAPASFQVDATSPSTPIAAMSHESKPLYGVQFHPEVRHTEYGNDLLKNFVFNACQCTDNWTIENFIDQEVDKIQKQVGDRKVLCALSGGVDSSVVAALIHKAIGDQLTCIFVDHGLLRKNEADEVMHTFKDDFHMNLIKVDAQARFLDKLKGVDDPEKKRKIIGNEFIYVFDDEAAKLTEIDFLAQGTLYTDVIESGTDTAQTIKSHHNVGGLPEDMQFDLIEPLNTLFKDEVRELGTQLGLPDTIVWRQPFPGPGLAIRVLGEVTEEKLEIVRESDAILREEIANAGLERDIWQYFTVLPNIRSVGVMGDTRTYDYTIGIRAVTSIDGMTSDWARIPWDVLEKISTRIVNDVDHINRVVYDVTSKPPATIEWE, from the coding sequence ATGGAGCAGCATGATATGATTTTGGTACTTGATTTTGGGAGTCAGTATAATCAGTTGATTACGCGACGGATTCGGGAGTTTGGGGTTTATAGTGAACTCCATTCTCACAAATTGACGGTTGAGGAGATCCACGCGATGCAGCCGAAAGGGATTATCCTCTCAGGTGGACCGCACAGTGTTTACGATGAGAACAGCTTCAGATGTGACCCGGCGATTTTCGACATGGATATTCCTGTCTTGGGCATTTGTTACGGCATGCAGCTGATGGCCGTTCATTTTAACGGGAAAGCTGAAAAATCGCAGCAACGGGAATATGGCAAGGCGCAGATTAATGTAGGCGGAGAGCCGACACTTTTCCAAAACCAGCCTGAGACGCAAACGGTTTGGATGAGCCATGGAGATAAGGTCGTGGAGGCGCCGGCATCGTTCCAAGTTGATGCAACAAGTCCTTCTACACCAATTGCTGCCATGAGTCATGAAAGCAAGCCATTATATGGTGTGCAGTTCCACCCAGAGGTGCGCCATACGGAATATGGCAATGATCTTCTGAAGAATTTTGTATTTAACGCATGTCAGTGCACGGATAACTGGACCATTGAGAATTTTATTGACCAAGAAGTGGATAAAATTCAGAAGCAAGTCGGTGACCGCAAAGTGCTTTGTGCTTTGAGTGGCGGTGTCGACTCTTCAGTCGTTGCGGCCCTTATTCACAAAGCGATTGGCGACCAGCTGACCTGCATTTTCGTTGATCACGGTCTTCTGAGAAAAAATGAAGCCGATGAAGTGATGCATACCTTTAAAGATGATTTTCATATGAATCTCATTAAAGTTGATGCACAAGCGCGCTTCCTTGATAAACTCAAAGGTGTCGACGATCCTGAAAAGAAACGTAAAATCATCGGTAATGAATTCATCTATGTATTTGACGACGAGGCAGCCAAACTCACAGAGATTGACTTTCTCGCCCAGGGTACGCTATACACAGATGTGATTGAAAGCGGGACAGATACCGCTCAGACGATCAAGTCGCATCATAATGTCGGCGGTCTCCCAGAAGATATGCAATTTGATTTGATCGAGCCATTGAATACGTTATTCAAGGATGAAGTTCGTGAACTTGGCACTCAACTGGGCCTCCCAGATACGATCGTTTGGCGCCAGCCGTTCCCAGGTCCAGGTCTTGCCATTCGGGTTCTTGGAGAGGTGACAGAGGAAAAACTTGAAATCGTCCGCGAATCCGATGCGATTTTGCGTGAAGAAATTGCCAATGCCGGTCTTGAGCGTGATATTTGGCAATATTTCACTGTGCTCCCGAACATTCGCAGTGTCGGGGTCATGGGCGATACCCGGACATACGATTACACCATTGGAATCCGTGCGGTCACATCGATCGACGGCATGACCTCGGACTGGGCGCGTATTCCATGGGATGTTCTTGAAAAAATCTCCACACGGATCGTCAACGATGTCGATCATATTAACCGCGTTGTGTACGATGTGACGAGCAAGCCACCAGCAACAATTGAGTGGGAGTAA
- a CDS encoding NCS2 family permease — protein MKKYFRFEELGTNYRTEFMAGMTTFLAMAYILFVNPSVLGLMDVETLPEGVTRMDPDAIFVATAVAAAVGSLFMGLIAKYPIVLAPGMGLNAFFAYTVVLGYGIPWETALAGVLASGLIFIVLTLTGLREKVINAIPPNLKMAVGAGIGLYIAFIGFQNAGIIVEDPNTLVGLGNLGTPTVLLAIFGIVISVIMLTLGIKGGIFYGMILTALAGIVVGLIDPPTGLNGIVSSVPSVAPTFGQAFLHFGDIFTLEMLVVILTFLFVDFFDTAGTLVAVATQAGLMKENKLPRAGKALFADSAATVAGSIVGTSTTTAYIESTAGVGAGGRTGFTSVVAAGFFLLALFFSPLLSVVTSEVTAPALIIVGVLMSSALKNIAWDEFETAVPAFLTIVMMPLSYSIATGIAIGFIFYPITMLLKGRVKEIHPVMYVLFVIFVLYFIFLS, from the coding sequence ATGAAGAAATATTTTCGCTTCGAAGAACTAGGCACCAATTACCGTACAGAGTTTATGGCCGGGATGACAACATTTCTAGCCATGGCATATATTTTATTTGTGAACCCGTCTGTTCTGGGACTCATGGATGTTGAGACTTTGCCTGAGGGTGTGACCCGGATGGATCCGGATGCCATATTTGTCGCAACCGCAGTCGCAGCAGCAGTCGGATCGCTGTTTATGGGACTAATCGCCAAATATCCAATCGTTCTTGCGCCTGGTATGGGATTGAATGCTTTCTTTGCTTATACAGTTGTGCTTGGCTATGGCATCCCATGGGAAACAGCACTTGCAGGCGTCCTTGCTTCAGGTCTTATTTTTATCGTACTTACGCTGACAGGACTACGGGAAAAGGTGATCAATGCCATTCCGCCGAATTTGAAAATGGCAGTTGGCGCCGGAATTGGGTTATATATTGCATTTATCGGTTTTCAAAACGCTGGCATCATTGTGGAAGACCCAAACACACTTGTTGGTCTCGGCAACTTGGGCACACCGACCGTGCTCTTGGCAATTTTCGGTATCGTCATTTCAGTCATAATGCTGACGCTTGGCATCAAGGGCGGTATATTTTACGGGATGATTTTAACCGCACTGGCTGGCATTGTCGTTGGGTTGATTGATCCCCCGACAGGCTTGAACGGCATTGTGAGTTCCGTACCAAGTGTCGCACCGACTTTCGGACAGGCCTTTCTTCATTTCGGTGACATTTTTACGTTGGAAATGCTTGTCGTAATCCTAACGTTTTTGTTTGTGGACTTTTTTGACACAGCCGGAACCCTTGTAGCAGTAGCGACTCAAGCTGGTCTAATGAAAGAAAACAAATTGCCACGCGCTGGCAAGGCGCTGTTTGCAGACTCTGCAGCCACTGTTGCCGGTTCCATTGTCGGCACGTCCACAACGACAGCTTACATTGAATCTACTGCAGGCGTTGGCGCAGGGGGCCGGACAGGCTTTACCTCTGTGGTCGCAGCGGGATTCTTCCTGCTTGCATTATTTTTCTCACCGCTTCTCAGTGTTGTAACATCCGAAGTGACAGCTCCTGCTCTGATCATCGTCGGTGTTCTCATGTCGAGTGCCTTGAAAAATATTGCCTGGGATGAATTCGAAACAGCAGTTCCGGCGTTTTTGACCATCGTCATGATGCCGCTCAGCTATAGCATTGCCACCGGGATCGCGATCGGTTTCATTTTTTATCCGATCACAATGCTGCTCAAAGGCCGTGTAAAAGAGATTCATCCGGTTATGTACGTGTTGTTTGTGATATTTGTACTTTACTTTATATTCCTGAGCTAG
- a CDS encoding MFS transporter translates to MGDSLAQRRAHDLGVSFGTIRTWGSIGFATSSLIVGEFLRRTDITYMLWPYLFFGVIALIITFRLTDVKVESEPVHLKDVKQLLTNTPFILFLLFMMMLTITHRANDSFIGLYIDQLGGGEELVGLSWFVSVISEAAIFATAGWWFRKYHPLVFVIISGVFYSLRWFLFAAADSPMSIIGLQFLHGLTFAVFYLAAFDYISRLVPRLLQSTGHLVYYSVFFGISGIIGSLVGGAVIDAFEAATLYKGMGWLALIGTIALTIYHLLPWGKEAPNN, encoded by the coding sequence CTGGGTGATAGCCTGGCCCAGCGCCGGGCACATGATCTCGGTGTGTCATTTGGAACCATTCGCACGTGGGGATCGATCGGATTTGCCACATCTTCTTTGATCGTTGGGGAATTCCTCAGACGAACAGATATCACTTACATGCTTTGGCCATATTTATTTTTTGGTGTCATTGCCTTGATCATCACCTTCCGCTTGACTGATGTAAAGGTTGAGTCAGAGCCGGTGCACCTCAAAGATGTAAAGCAGCTGCTCACAAATACACCGTTTATTTTATTTTTGCTGTTTATGATGATGCTGACGATTACCCACCGGGCCAATGACAGTTTCATCGGATTATACATTGATCAGCTCGGCGGGGGTGAGGAACTTGTCGGCTTATCCTGGTTTGTGAGCGTGATCAGTGAAGCTGCTATTTTCGCAACTGCAGGATGGTGGTTCCGCAAATACCATCCGCTCGTGTTTGTTATCATTTCAGGGGTGTTTTACAGTCTGCGCTGGTTTTTATTTGCTGCGGCAGATAGCCCGATGTCGATCATTGGCTTACAATTCTTGCACGGGTTAACATTTGCTGTCTTTTATCTCGCTGCCTTTGATTACATCAGCCGCTTAGTCCCAAGACTCCTGCAATCTACCGGCCATCTCGTTTACTATTCCGTGTTCTTTGGAATCAGTGGTATCATCGGATCTCTTGTCGGTGGTGCGGTGATTGATGCTTTTGAAGCTGCGACTCTGTATAAAGGTATGGGCTGGCTGGCATTGATCGGCACAATCGCCCTGACCATCTACCACCTTCTACCTTGGGGAAAAGAAGCTCCAAATAATTGA
- a CDS encoding MFS transporter, whose translation MSKQDSLTPLKMLLFSFHATNTIIISFLPLYLKAKGLNPTEIGWVLAVGPLASIFSQPFWGYMSDKYKTVKRMLLICVVGLIFSSIVFFQMNGLLAILIMGAVFYFFTSPIGGWVIAWPSAGHMISVCHLEPFARGDRSDLPHLL comes from the coding sequence TTGTCAAAACAAGATTCATTAACACCGCTGAAGATGCTGTTGTTCAGTTTTCATGCGACGAACACCATCATTATCAGCTTTTTGCCATTATATTTGAAAGCTAAGGGACTGAATCCTACTGAAATTGGCTGGGTGCTTGCGGTTGGACCGCTTGCTTCAATTTTTTCTCAGCCGTTCTGGGGCTATATGAGTGATAAATATAAGACGGTTAAACGCATGCTGCTGATCTGTGTTGTGGGTCTGATTTTCAGCAGTATTGTATTTTTCCAGATGAATGGCCTCTTGGCGATTCTGATCATGGGCGCTGTCTTTTATTTTTTCACCTCTCCGATTGGGGGCTGGGTGATAGCCTGGCCCAGCGCCGGGCACATGATCTCGGTGTGTCATTTGGAACCATTCGCACGTGGGGATCGATCGGATTTGCCACATCTTCTTTGA
- the msrA gene encoding peptide-methionine (S)-S-oxide reductase MsrA: MADLKKATFAGGCFWCMVKPFDQWDGVHKVVSGYTGGHLDNPTYKDVKSGTSGHFEAVEITFDPDLINYETILDLYWKQIDPTDDGGQFQDRGDSYRTAIFYHDNEQKAQALASKAALEQSGRFTKPIVTQVLPAETFYPAESEHQNFYKTNPEAYKKDRKKSGRDEFIQSAWGE, translated from the coding sequence ATGGCTGATTTGAAAAAAGCTACATTTGCTGGGGGTTGCTTTTGGTGCATGGTTAAACCGTTTGACCAATGGGACGGGGTTCATAAAGTTGTTTCAGGATATACTGGAGGACACTTGGACAATCCAACTTATAAAGATGTGAAGTCTGGTACAAGTGGACATTTTGAAGCGGTGGAAATCACTTTTGATCCAGATTTGATCAATTACGAAACCATCTTGGACCTCTACTGGAAACAAATTGACCCAACCGATGACGGTGGACAATTTCAGGACCGTGGCGATTCTTACCGGACAGCGATCTTTTATCATGATAACGAACAGAAGGCACAGGCATTGGCCTCAAAAGCGGCACTTGAGCAAAGTGGACGGTTTACGAAGCCGATTGTTACACAAGTTCTGCCCGCGGAAACTTTTTACCCGGCTGAATCAGAGCATCAAAATTTTTATAAGACAAATCCTGAAGCATATAAAAAGGATCGTAAAAAGTCTGGCCGAGATGAATTTATTCAGAGCGCCTGGGGCGAGTGA
- a CDS encoding MOSC domain-containing protein, whose protein sequence is MMEKPLINKLFIGKVKELGKPDATDKMDRPWKTGMFKHAVSAPVYLGDTGFNGDEVADTKNHGGPEKAVFAYPAFHYSYWREELGLSKEEIGPGSMGENFSMENMDETSVCIGDTYRCGDALIQVSQPRRPCWKPARRHRVIDFALRIQNSGRTGWYYRVIQTGTVEPGTTLTLEERPYPEWTIEACNTIMYKGKRDLEQTRALADCELLAPNWKRTLSKRLKGMESSSEKRVYGPNR, encoded by the coding sequence ATGATGGAGAAACCATTAATCAATAAACTGTTTATCGGAAAAGTAAAAGAGTTAGGCAAGCCGGATGCAACTGATAAAATGGACCGTCCTTGGAAAACAGGCATGTTCAAGCATGCCGTCAGCGCCCCTGTGTACCTAGGTGATACGGGCTTTAATGGTGATGAAGTAGCTGATACAAAAAACCACGGCGGACCCGAGAAGGCTGTATTTGCCTATCCCGCATTTCATTACTCCTATTGGCGGGAAGAATTGGGGTTGAGTAAGGAAGAAATCGGTCCGGGCTCTATGGGAGAGAACTTTTCCATGGAAAACATGGATGAAACGTCAGTCTGTATTGGAGATACCTACCGGTGTGGTGATGCTCTTATCCAGGTGTCACAGCCGCGTCGCCCTTGCTGGAAACCCGCGAGACGACATCGCGTTATTGATTTCGCCCTTCGTATTCAGAACTCGGGAAGGACCGGGTGGTACTACCGGGTGATTCAAACTGGAACTGTTGAGCCCGGGACAACGCTTACGCTTGAAGAACGTCCTTATCCTGAGTGGACCATTGAAGCTTGCAACACGATTATGTACAAGGGAAAAAGAGATCTGGAACAAACCCGGGCTCTCGCTGACTGTGAGTTGCTGGCTCCAAACTGGAAACGCACACTCAGCAAGCGTCTGAAAGGAATGGAATCTTCCAGTGAAAAAAGGGTGTACGGACCTAACCGTTAG
- the purE gene encoding 5-(carboxyamino)imidazole ribonucleotide mutase: MKQIGVIMGSISDWETMAHTCNTLDELGISYEKEVISAHRTPDDMFEYAKTAKERGLKLIIAGAGGAAHLPGMVASQTSLPVIGVPIQSKALNGMDSLLSIVQMPGGVPTATMAIGKAGAINAALFAGRMLGAFDEEISGNLNKYQAKLTKKVSEMRDELADQ, translated from the coding sequence GTGAAACAGATTGGTGTCATTATGGGAAGCATTTCAGATTGGGAAACGATGGCACATACGTGCAACACCCTGGACGAGCTTGGCATATCCTATGAAAAAGAAGTCATTTCCGCACATAGAACGCCCGACGATATGTTTGAGTACGCAAAAACTGCTAAGGAGCGCGGTTTAAAGCTCATCATTGCCGGGGCGGGGGGCGCGGCGCATCTGCCCGGAATGGTCGCCTCACAAACATCACTCCCTGTTATAGGTGTACCGATTCAATCCAAAGCTTTGAACGGCATGGACTCCCTTTTGTCTATTGTCCAAATGCCTGGGGGTGTTCCCACTGCAACGATGGCTATTGGCAAAGCAGGAGCGATCAATGCGGCGCTGTTTGCTGGAAGAATGCTTGGTGCATTTGATGAAGAAATCTCTGGAAATCTCAATAAATATCAAGCAAAACTAACAAAAAAAGTATCAGAAATGAGGGACGAACTTGCAGACCAATAA
- the purK gene encoding 5-(carboxyamino)imidazole ribonucleotide synthase — translation MQTNKIIQPPQTIGIIGGGQLGRMMALAVKYMGYRVMVLDPMPDCPTAQVADEHITAAYDDMNGIKTLVANSNVVTYEFENVDLEAASYIEETGKLPQGSEALAITQNREKEKQLMTSLNLPVPEFAIVHNAEECRGALKTFTFPAVIKTCSGGYDGKGQLKLTGPDDTEAAAEFAEKNGHCIIERWLSFDKEISTVFTRSKNGDIQFFPIAENEHRDHILYKTTAPAAVSDHVAEKAKAAAKQIAERMNIVGTFAIEMFVSGEDIHINEMAPRPHNSGHYTIEACNISQFGQHIRAICGLPLMNVQLLQPSVMINVLGDTLKAAETSMTTMPYGFFHLYGKVSVRPKRKMGHITFIAETQEMLQEQISMLEEAIQ, via the coding sequence TTGCAGACCAATAAAATCATTCAACCACCACAAACGATTGGCATCATTGGCGGCGGCCAGCTCGGACGCATGATGGCCCTCGCTGTTAAATATATGGGATACAGAGTCATGGTTCTTGACCCTATGCCTGACTGCCCGACCGCCCAAGTAGCTGATGAACATATTACCGCAGCTTACGATGACATGAACGGGATTAAGACATTGGTAGCCAACAGCAATGTCGTGACCTATGAATTTGAAAATGTTGATCTTGAAGCAGCAAGTTATATAGAAGAAACCGGCAAATTGCCCCAAGGGTCAGAGGCTCTCGCGATCACACAAAACAGGGAAAAAGAGAAGCAACTGATGACCTCTCTCAACCTGCCAGTGCCGGAGTTTGCGATTGTTCATAACGCTGAAGAATGCCGTGGAGCACTTAAGACATTCACTTTTCCAGCCGTGATCAAAACGTGCAGCGGCGGTTATGACGGCAAAGGTCAGTTGAAATTGACCGGTCCAGATGATACTGAAGCAGCTGCTGAGTTTGCCGAGAAAAATGGCCACTGCATTATCGAACGCTGGCTCTCTTTTGACAAAGAAATCTCGACGGTGTTTACACGAAGCAAGAATGGGGATATACAATTTTTCCCGATTGCAGAAAATGAACACCGGGACCATATTTTATACAAAACAACAGCACCGGCAGCTGTGAGTGACCATGTTGCTGAAAAAGCAAAGGCCGCAGCCAAGCAGATTGCCGAACGTATGAACATTGTCGGTACATTTGCGATTGAAATGTTTGTCTCAGGTGAAGATATTCACATTAACGAAATGGCGCCACGGCCGCATAATTCCGGGCATTACACGATTGAAGCATGCAACATTTCTCAGTTTGGCCAACATATCCGCGCGATTTGCGGATTGCCGCTCATGAATGTTCAGCTCCTGCAGCCCTCTGTCATGATCAATGTGCTGGGTGATACATTGAAAGCTGCTGAAACAAGCATGACCACGATGCCATATGGCTTTTTCCATCTGTACGGTAAAGTGTCTGTCAGGCCAAAGCGGAAAATGGGGCATATTACATTTATAGCGGAGACACAAGAAATGCTCCAAGAACAAATCAGTATGCTTGAGGAGGCCATTCAATGA
- the purB gene encoding adenylosuccinate lyase, translating to MIDRYTRPEMGAIWEEDNKYKAWLEVEVLACEAWAELGEIPAEDVKAIRKNAQFNVERIQEIEAETRHDVVAFTRAVSESLGEERKWVHYGLTSTDVVDTALSYQLKQANTILRKDLERLLDVLARKAVEHKHTVMMGRTHGVHGEPTTFGMKLALWYEEVKRQLERFELAADHIEFGKLSGAVGTYANIDPFVEQYVCEHLGLKPAPVSTQTLQRDRHAFYISTLALIAGTIEKMAVEVRHLQRTEVREAEEFFAKGQKGSSAMPHKRNPIGSENMAGMARVLRGHMITAHENIALWHERDISHSSAERIILPDTTIGLNYMLNRFTRIIDQLTVFPERMLENVNMTHGVIFSQRVLLTLIDKGMARETAYDIVQPKAMEAWEKGVSFKTLIEQDPAVQAQLSQEAIDDCFDVTYHLKNVDAIFERIGLADK from the coding sequence ATGATTGATCGGTATACCCGCCCTGAGATGGGGGCGATTTGGGAAGAGGACAACAAATACAAAGCTTGGCTGGAAGTGGAAGTCCTTGCCTGTGAAGCATGGGCCGAACTGGGCGAAATACCTGCCGAAGACGTGAAAGCCATTCGGAAAAATGCTCAGTTTAATGTGGAGCGCATACAGGAAATTGAGGCAGAAACCCGCCATGATGTCGTTGCCTTTACCCGGGCTGTTTCTGAGTCGCTCGGAGAAGAACGCAAATGGGTGCATTACGGCTTGACCTCGACAGATGTGGTTGACACAGCACTGTCTTACCAGTTGAAACAGGCGAACACCATTTTACGCAAAGATTTAGAACGGCTCTTGGATGTTTTGGCCCGTAAAGCTGTTGAACATAAACATACGGTCATGATGGGGCGGACCCACGGCGTACACGGAGAGCCAACCACATTTGGCATGAAACTTGCTCTTTGGTACGAAGAAGTGAAACGTCAGCTGGAAAGGTTTGAACTGGCGGCAGATCACATTGAATTCGGCAAGCTTTCAGGAGCTGTCGGCACATATGCTAATATCGACCCGTTTGTCGAGCAGTATGTGTGTGAACATCTCGGTTTAAAACCTGCCCCTGTCTCGACACAGACATTGCAGCGGGATCGCCATGCTTTTTACATCTCAACACTTGCCTTGATCGCCGGCACAATTGAAAAAATGGCAGTGGAAGTTCGCCACCTGCAGCGGACAGAGGTACGGGAAGCTGAGGAGTTTTTTGCAAAAGGACAGAAAGGTTCTTCAGCGATGCCTCATAAACGGAACCCGATTGGGTCGGAAAACATGGCTGGCATGGCCCGTGTTCTCCGCGGCCATATGATCACAGCACATGAAAACATCGCACTCTGGCATGAGCGGGATATCTCCCATTCATCTGCAGAGCGGATTATTTTGCCGGATACAACAATTGGACTCAATTACATGCTCAACCGGTTTACGCGCATCATTGATCAGCTCACTGTTTTTCCGGAACGCATGCTGGAAAATGTCAATATGACGCATGGGGTCATCTTTTCTCAGCGTGTCTTGCTCACCTTGATTGACAAAGGCATGGCCCGTGAAACGGCTTATGACATTGTTCAGCCGAAAGCCATGGAAGCCTGGGAAAAGGGTGTTTCGTTTAAAACACTGATTGAACAAGACCCAGCTGTACAAGCTCAGCTGTCACAGGAAGCGATTGATGACTGCTTTGATGTGACATACCATTTGAAAAATGTGGATGCCATTTTTGAACGTATTGGCCTCGCCGACAAATAA
- the purL gene encoding phosphoribosylformylglycinamidine synthase subunit PurL — protein sequence MTEHLFPTPETIEQDKLYLEMGLSDDEYQMVKDILKRRPNYTETGLFSVMWSEHCSYKTSKPLLKKFPTEGSHVLQGPGEGAGVVDIGDNQAIVFKIESHNHPSAVEPFEAAATGVGGIARDVFSMGARPIAALNSLRFGELESERTKELFTEVVRGIAHYGNTLEVPTVGGEIQFDACYEENPLVNAMVVGLLEHNEMQKGVADGVGNTVIYAGGATGRDGIHGATFASDDLAEDSEESSSAVAIGDPELEKHLIEACLEAIHSDALIGMQDMGAAGLTSSASEMASKSGTGIEMQLDHVPQKDTDMNAYELMLSESQERMLLVVKEGREKEIIDLFNKHGIEAVTVGKVIEEQSFRLVHHGEVVADVPVDALAEDAPVYHLPAKQAAYYEEFQKMDVAVPEVNDASDMLKKLLQQPTIASKEWAYSQYDAFARGNTEVGPGSDAGVVKIPGYDKAIAMTTDCNGRYIYLDPEAGGKIAVSEAARNLVASGARPLALTDGLNYGNPTNPEVFWQMEQSIDGISAACLALETPVISGNVSLYNQSNGAAIHPTPIIGMVGLYESLDHITPSHFQAAGDLIYVIGETKAEFGGSELQKIVDGAYTGQAPSIDLAVEKTRQTLLLQAIQNGLVASSHDISEGGLGVALAESVFSDKGLGFDVALKGDPVVQLFSESQSRFIVSVKPEHQEAFENGMEDAVNIGRVTDDGQVNVSVNGEPHINESAETLSTLWKNAIPAKLK from the coding sequence ATGACTGAACACCTTTTTCCGACACCTGAAACAATCGAACAGGACAAGCTTTACCTTGAAATGGGGCTTTCTGATGACGAATACCAAATGGTCAAAGACATTCTGAAGCGCCGTCCCAACTACACAGAGACTGGTTTATTTTCCGTTATGTGGTCCGAACATTGCAGCTACAAGACATCCAAACCGCTCTTGAAAAAGTTCCCTACTGAGGGCTCACACGTCCTACAGGGACCTGGAGAAGGTGCCGGAGTTGTTGATATTGGCGATAACCAGGCGATTGTCTTTAAAATCGAAAGCCATAATCACCCGTCAGCCGTTGAACCGTTTGAAGCAGCTGCGACGGGTGTGGGCGGTATTGCACGAGATGTCTTTTCCATGGGAGCCCGCCCAATTGCTGCCTTAAATTCGCTGCGGTTCGGAGAGCTGGAATCTGAACGCACGAAAGAATTGTTTACGGAAGTGGTGCGCGGCATCGCTCATTACGGCAACACGCTTGAAGTTCCGACGGTTGGCGGAGAAATTCAATTCGACGCCTGTTATGAAGAGAATCCTCTTGTCAATGCGATGGTGGTTGGTCTGCTTGAGCATAACGAGATGCAAAAGGGTGTCGCTGACGGCGTCGGCAACACGGTCATTTATGCCGGTGGTGCCACAGGACGTGACGGAATTCATGGGGCGACATTTGCGTCCGATGATTTAGCCGAGGATTCAGAAGAAAGCAGCTCAGCCGTTGCGATTGGCGATCCAGAACTGGAAAAACATCTGATTGAAGCGTGTCTCGAAGCCATCCATTCTGATGCGCTCATCGGCATGCAGGATATGGGAGCGGCCGGACTCACGTCTTCTGCCAGTGAAATGGCCAGTAAATCCGGAACAGGCATTGAAATGCAGCTTGATCACGTACCACAGAAAGATACGGATATGAATGCTTATGAGCTGATGCTTTCTGAGTCTCAGGAGCGGATGCTGCTTGTTGTGAAAGAAGGCCGTGAAAAAGAAATCATTGATCTGTTTAATAAGCATGGAATCGAAGCCGTTACAGTCGGAAAAGTGATTGAAGAGCAGTCATTCCGTCTTGTGCATCACGGTGAAGTGGTGGCAGACGTGCCGGTCGATGCCCTTGCAGAGGATGCACCTGTCTATCATTTGCCTGCAAAACAAGCTGCTTATTACGAGGAATTTCAAAAGATGGATGTCGCAGTTCCAGAAGTGAACGACGCCAGCGACATGCTGAAAAAGTTGCTCCAGCAGCCAACAATTGCATCTAAAGAGTGGGCATACAGCCAGTACGATGCGTTTGCCCGAGGCAATACAGAAGTGGGTCCTGGATCTGATGCCGGTGTTGTTAAGATTCCGGGTTATGACAAGGCAATTGCGATGACTACAGATTGCAACGGCCGCTATATTTACCTTGATCCGGAAGCAGGCGGCAAAATTGCTGTCTCAGAAGCGGCTCGAAATCTCGTGGCTTCAGGTGCCAGACCTCTTGCATTGACAGATGGCCTTAATTACGGAAATCCTACCAATCCGGAAGTCTTTTGGCAGATGGAACAAAGCATTGACGGGATCAGTGCGGCTTGTCTTGCTCTGGAAACTCCTGTCATCAGCGGGAATGTATCACTTTATAATCAGTCAAACGGCGCTGCAATTCACCCGACGCCCATAATCGGCATGGTTGGTCTTTATGAATCATTAGATCATATCACCCCGAGTCATTTTCAGGCTGCCGGAGATCTGATTTATGTAATAGGCGAAACAAAAGCGGAATTCGGTGGAAGTGAACTGCAGAAGATTGTAGACGGGGCGTATACCGGGCAGGCACCAAGCATTGATTTGGCAGTAGAAAAAACAAGGCAAACACTCCTTTTGCAAGCCATTCAAAATGGCCTCGTTGCTTCTAGTCACGATATTTCAGAAGGCGGACTTGGTGTTGCCTTGGCAGAAAGTGTGTTTTCAGATAAAGGGCTTGGGTTTGATGTTGCACTCAAAGGTGATCCGGTTGTTCAACTGTTCAGTGAAAGTCAGTCACGTTTCATTGTCAGCGTGAAACCAGAGCATCAAGAAGCCTTTGAGAACGGTATGGAAGACGCTGTGAACATCGGACGTGTTACAGATGATGGTCAGGTAAACGTCAGCGTAAATGGTGAACCGCACATCAATGAATCTGCAGAAACACTCAGTACGCTTTGGAAAAATGCCATTCCAGCAAAACTGAAATAA